The Anomalospiza imberbis isolate Cuckoo-Finch-1a 21T00152 chromosome 7, ASM3175350v1, whole genome shotgun sequence genome has a window encoding:
- the RALB gene encoding ras-related protein Ral-B, translating into MAASKSKNQSSLALHKVIMVGSGGVGKSALTLQFMYDEFVEDYEPTKADSYRKKVVLDGEEVQIDILDTAGQEDYAAIRDNYFRSGEGFLLVFSITEHESFTATAEFREQILRVKAEEDKIPLLVVGNKSDLEERRQVPVEEARSKAEEWGVQYVETSAKTRANVDKVFFDLMREIRAKKMSENKDKNGKKSGKNKKSFKERCCLL; encoded by the exons ATGGCTGCCAGCAAGAGCAAGAACCAGAGTTCCTTGGCCCTCCATAAAGTAATTATGGTTGGCAGTGGAGGTGTGGGTAAATCTGCCCTCACCCTTCAGTTTATGTATGATGAG TTTGTAGAAGACTATGAACCTACCAAGGCTGACAGCTACAGAAAGAAAGTAGTTCTGGATGGTGAAGAAGTTCAGATAGACATTCTGGACACAGCAGGACAGGAGGATTATGCAGCTATCAGAGATAACTATTTCCGCAGTGGGGAAGGATTTCTTCTTGTCTTTTCAATAACAGAGCATGAATCCTTCACAGCAACAGCAGAGTTTCG GGAACAGATCCTGCGTGTGAAGGCTGAAGAGGATAAAATCCCTTTACTGGTAGTGGGAAACAAATCTGACTTGGAGGAGCGCAGACAAGTGCCTGTAGAAGAGGCTCGAAGTAAGGCAGAAGAATGGGGGGTGCAGTATGTAGAAACCTCTGCCAAAACTAGAGCGAATGTAGATAAG GTATTCTTTGATTTAATGAGAGAAATAAGAGCaaagaaaatgtcagaaaaCAAAGACAAGAATGGCAAGAAAAGTGGCAAGAACAAGAAAAGCTTTAAAGAAAGATGTTGCTTACTGTGA